The stretch of DNA AAGACTCGAGCAGTAAGATCAGGGCTAGGGGGGTCTAGGCAAGCTCCATGATCTGAAAAGGGGATTTTATTCACCCACGATTTGGTGTTATCCATGTCAAAGGCCGCCCAGCCGCCATTTTTAGATTGCATTGAAAAAATCCAATCCAAACCGCGTTGAAAAGGGGCTGTAATTTGTTCGCGAGGCAGATCCACCCGAAACAAAAAGGCCAGAACTTGAACAGTGTCATCCACATCAGGAAAATAATCGTTTTCAAATTCAAAAGACCAACCCCCAGGAGGGGCTTTTTTATTCTTGATGGACCAATCTCCATAAGTTTGAGTGATTTGTTTTGTGAGGAGCCATCTTGCTGCCTTAATGAGAGCAGGATGAGAGTCTTTTATCCCCGCCTCAGCCAGCGCAACTCCGGCCCAGGGGGTGTCCCAAACTGGGGAAATACAGCATTGCTGATAAATAAGTGTGGATTCTAAGCTTGCTTGCCAGGGCAGAGGAGTTTTATAACTATCTTCGTGAGCTTCTGTAGGTAATACATCTATTTCCTTAGAAATTTTTTGTTGAAAAGAAAAGAGGGCCTTGAGACATTTTTGGAAAAGTGGATGCTGAGTGGGATAATTCAGAGCTTTTAAGGCAAGAAGAGAATAAGCCAAAGCCGGATAAATATCCTCGGTTTTTGAAACATGATCAAGAATCCATTTTTCGGCTTTTTTAAGGGCAATTTTGTTGAAGGGGTTTTGAATTTTTATGAATCGATCTTTTACTTTTAAAAGCTTATCAATGCCAAAAAACAGATTTTCTAATGAAAAAAGCCCCTTGGTATTTTTAAAGTCCCATTCTCGATCTTGAGGGTTTCTTTCTACATAGAGTTCATCTAAGTAATGAGGGTTATAATCTTTCAGGATAAATTTCTTTTCTTGAACCACCAAGAGTGGAACAATACAGGCTCGAGCCCAACTCGAAAACTCATAAATATTGAGGGGAAACCAGTGGGGAAAAAGAACAAAAGAGACAGGCATAGAGGGACAATTTTCCCAGGGAATAAGTCCAAAAAGGGCAAGGTGGATTCGCGTAAAAGCACGGCATTGCGTGAGCCCTCCGTGTTTTAAAATAAATTCCTTTGCCAGATAAAGGCTATTTGAAGACTCAAGACTATGACCGGAGAGCTTCAACGCAAGATAGCATTCGATGGTGGTTGAAAGTTCTCCAGGACCATCGTGATAGAGAGACCAGGAACCATCTGGATTTTGGCTACTTTCGATGCGCTGACTGAGAGACTGAATCAGCGTGGTGTATTCCGAGTTTAAACCAATCCAGTGGAGCAAAAAGATGAATTCGGCATTGATCGATTCATTGGCTTCTAAAGTGTACCACCAAAATCCTTCTTGAAATTGTTGGCTTAAAATGGCTTTAGAAGCGTTGTCGACACATTCATCCAAAGCAGGTTTTAACAAAGAATCTTCAAATGCAAATGCCGATTGCAGAGTATTTTTCTTTTTCATAAGGTAGAGCTCCGAGGGAGTGAGAAAACAAAATCCGCGTACGGTTATATCGGCGGATGATTTGGAGTCAAGAAGGGATAAGGTTAATCAGTAGAATTCATAAAGTGCGTATAAGATATATTATGTTAAATTAATTATGAATAGTCCTCCCAAAAAAAATACTCTCCTCCTCCTAGGAATCTCCGGTGGCATTGCAGCCTACAAAACTCCAGACCTGGTTCGTCGTCTCAGAGATGAAGGTTTTGATGTGCATGTGGTTCTGACTCCTACAGCTTCCCAATTTGTCACTCCACTCAGCCTGCAGGCCGTTTCACAAAATCCGGTTCATAGCGAGCTTTTTGATTTGCAGCAGGAATCTCAAATTTCTCATATAAAATTAGCAGACCTTCCCGAACTGATTGTCGTGGCCCCTGCCACTGCGGACCTGATTGCCAAATATGCCCATGGCCTCTGCAACGATTTACTTTCCACCTTACTCGTAGCAAGCACCAGGCCCGTCCTCTTATGCCCATCGATGAATAGCAACATGTGGAATCATCCTGCGACTCAGGCCAACCTGAAAATTTTGCAAGATCGTGGAGTTCATATTTTAGAGCCCGACTCCGGCTCTCTGGCTTGCGGACACAAGGGCGCCGGAAGACTTCCTGAGCTGCCCGAAATAGTCACAGCCATAAAATCTTGTTTGGCTCCCAAAACATTAAAAGGGAAAAAAATACTTATTACCGCAGGGCCTACCCGTGAACACTTGGACCCCGTTCGATATTTATCCAGTCCTTCCAGTGGTAAAACGGGATATTTTCTAGCTGAAGAAGCCAAGCTTCGTGG from Deltaproteobacteria bacterium encodes:
- the shc gene encoding squalene--hopene cyclase, which encodes MKKKNTLQSAFAFEDSLLKPALDECVDNASKAILSQQFQEGFWWYTLEANESINAEFIFLLHWIGLNSEYTTLIQSLSQRIESSQNPDGSWSLYHDGPGELSTTIECYLALKLSGHSLESSNSLYLAKEFILKHGGLTQCRAFTRIHLALFGLIPWENCPSMPVSFVLFPHWFPLNIYEFSSWARACIVPLLVVQEKKFILKDYNPHYLDELYVERNPQDREWDFKNTKGLFSLENLFFGIDKLLKVKDRFIKIQNPFNKIALKKAEKWILDHVSKTEDIYPALAYSLLALKALNYPTQHPLFQKCLKALFSFQQKISKEIDVLPTEAHEDSYKTPLPWQASLESTLIYQQCCISPVWDTPWAGVALAEAGIKDSHPALIKAARWLLTKQITQTYGDWSIKNKKAPPGGWSFEFENDYFPDVDDTVQVLAFLFRVDLPREQITAPFQRGLDWIFSMQSKNGGWAAFDMDNTKSWVNKIPFSDHGACLDPPSPDLTARVLEFLGFIGYSLDHPACAKAFEFLRKTQEMNGSWEARWAVNYIFGTSSALQGLSSIGLNLKEPMILKAVHWLKSIQNEDGGWSESCESYNQKRHIPLPYSTASQTAWAILGLVAAGEEKSEEVRRGVEFLINTQNEKGTWDEEAFTGTGFPGHFYIRYHGYRHYFPLLALAKYRSSMQSTLRVSHLKSVS
- the coaBC gene encoding bifunctional phosphopantothenoylcysteine decarboxylase/phosphopantothenate--cysteine ligase CoaBC, with protein sequence MNSPPKKNTLLLLGISGGIAAYKTPDLVRRLRDEGFDVHVVLTPTASQFVTPLSLQAVSQNPVHSELFDLQQESQISHIKLADLPELIVVAPATADLIAKYAHGLCNDLLSTLLVASTRPVLLCPSMNSNMWNHPATQANLKILQDRGVHILEPDSGSLACGHKGAGRLPELPEIVTAIKSCLAPKTLKGKKILITAGPTREHLDPVRYLSSPSSGKTGYFLAEEAKLRGAEVYLVSGPSCLKAAKDIHLISIATAQEMFDAVKKISTQMDIVICSAAVSDFKPEQISEEKVKKNKAELEIKLIQNPDILAYLGEYKSKKQILVGFAAETFEVESHAQEKLNKKNLDFICANDVSKPDLGFASDENIMTLIFPGRTKPLPLLSKKKIAEEILDEVESLLA